In the genome of Hyphomicrobium sp. CS1GBMeth3, the window ATCCGACGACAGACGGTTTGCGATATCAATGTTGCGAGGGTTGGCTGATCAGTCCGATCGGGCTAAACGCCACCGAGTCCCTAGCTCGGAGGCATGCACATGCAGATTTGCACCCTTCGCGCGGCATGCATTGCCATTGTCGCACTTCTCGCCTTAGGCGCTTCAGCCCCGACAGAGGCCCAGCAAACCGGACAGAGCTCGCCACCGACCAAGCCGGACACCCTCAGGGTCGGGCTCTATGTCAGTCCGCCCTTCGTGATGAAGGATGGCGGGCGCTATACCGGAATGGCTATAGAGCTTTGGGAAATGCTCGCTCAAAAGCTTGTCCTCCACTTTGACTATGTGGAGTTCGGTACGGTTGGCGAGATCGCAGATGCTGCGGCCGAGGGTACGATCGATGTCGCGGTCACAAACCTGACCATTACGCGATCACGCGCTCAACGCATCGATTTCACCCATCCCTGGTTCGATGCGGGCCTGCGCGTCATGGTCAATAGCGACCAGAGCACGAGTTTCGGCGACGTCTTTACAGGTCTCGAGCAGTCCGGCCACCTGCGCGCCTACGCTTGGATCGCTGCCGTGATCCTCTTTGCTACGGTCTTGCTTACGGCCATCGACCGGCATTTCGATCGGGACTTTCCGCGCCGGTGGCGCGACGGCATCGGTGAGAGCTTCTATACGGTGATGTCGGTTGCCACGTCGGGAAAGCCTCCGGCGCGCAAGAATCTCTTCGGTTGGATCGGCCGCATTTGGCAGGGGATCTGGCTCGTCAGCGGGGTAGCGGTGCTCGCCTACGCCACGTCCTCCGTGACGAGCGTGATGACTACCCTCGCGATGAGCAACCAGATCAACAGCGTTGCGGACCTGGATGGGCGGCGCGTGGGCGTTTTCACCGGGTCCGTGGCGGAGAGCTACGCCCGTGAGTCCGACCTCGACGGCCGTGCCTTTCCCAACATCGAAAAGGCGGTGGCGGCGCTGCTCGAGGGACGCATCGCGGCGGTGATCGGCGACGCCCCCGTGCTCGAGTATCACGCTCATACGTCTCCACATCTGCCCGTCGCGGTCGTGGGGGCGATCTTCGAGCCGGACAAGTACGGCTTCGGGCTGCCAAGGGGCAGCGCGTTAACGCGGCCCTTCACCGTAGAACTGATCGGCGCTCACGAAAGCGGTATGATCGAGCAGATCCGCAGGAAATACTTCGGTGAGGCGTCGTGACGGTGCGGTGGAGCAGGGCCGTGTGTTTGTGCCAGTCGGTCGGGTGGGGAGGGGCTCCTTACCTAAAGGTTTAACATCAACGTTGTGTGGGCATTTTTCTTTTCATTAGCAAATTGGTCTGATTAGATTCGGAGAGGGTACGCCGCAAACCATATCCCTCCGTATAGTTTCGCTTGTCCGCAATGACTAATTGAATGAGCCGCATTTTGAACCTCGAATGGACTTTGCCGGGCTGTCTTTCGGTCAATCGATTCACGCTACTGCTCCTCGCCTCATAGGGGCATGGAGGGCTGTTCGTTCTGCCATGCCGCTGCACCAAGTTGGACCATCTCAGATCACGTTAGACATATTACAGAGGTTTTCTCACCGAGATGGCGATCGCGAAGACTGAAGCTCCGGCGTCGAAATCGGGCACCGCGTGCCTGCGATGCGTGCTCGTGTTCCTCGCGGCGGTCGCCGCGTCGCTCATCCTTGTAAGTGTCGTCGATCAGGTGTCCTGGGCGCAGAGAGGCTACGAAGCCTCGGTTTACAACGGCAGCACGCTGCGTTCGTGGAGGGAGCTTGCGAGGCCGGCCTACCCGAGGGATGACTCGTGGCTGCCGATGATCGAGGCTCTGGAGGTGGCTCGGTCTCCGGACGGCGATCGTTTGTACGAGAAGGTGTTCTTCGACGACAAGGTCAAGTTCCAGTATCCGCCGACGAGCCTCGTCTACCTCGTCGCCCTCGAGCCGTTAGGACTGACCTCGGTCGATGCGCTCAATGCCATCAATGCCGCGCTGTTCGCGGCAACCTGCGCGGCGTTCGCTTATCTGGTTCTTGTTCTGCTGCAACCCGCGTCGACACAAAGTATGTCGTTGCGCTCCTGGGCCGTCGCGCTGGCGCTCATGCTGGCGGCGTTATTCTACTACCCGGCGATGCGATCGCTCGAAATCGGCCAGATCCAGGTCTGGATCAATGCGCTCTTCACGTTCGCCTGCATTGCGTGGCTGCGCGGCGCGAGACCGACAGCCGGAGCGCTGCTGGGATTAGCTGCAACCATGAAGCCGCAACTCGGTATCTTTCTGGTTTGGGCCATGCTGTGGAGGGAATGGGGGTTCCTGCGCGGCTTTCTCGCAGCCGGACTCCCCGTCGGGATCATGTCCCTGCTTTTGTTCGGCGTTCACAATCACATCACCTACCTCAACGTGCTGTCGTTTCTCGCGGAGCGCGGGGAAGCCTTCTTCGCCAATCATTCGGTCAACGGCCTCATGCACCGGGCGCTTGGCAACGGGGACAATCTGGGGTTCCACGACCACGTGTTCCCGCCGGCAGATACGCGTGTGATCAGCATGACTTTCGTCTCGAGCCTGGCGTTCCTGGCCATCGCGCTGGTGCCCGCGTTGATCGAAGGAGGACGGCGGCGGCCTGACCTCATCGAGGTCGCGATCACGGCGCTGTGCGCGACCATCGCTTCGCCGGTTGCCTGGGAGCACCACTACGGAATCATGCTGCCCATGTCCGGGATTGCCTTGGGGCTGCTCTGTTCCGAGCCCGGCCAGCGGGCAGCGCTCGTGTGGCTGGCTGCGAGTTGGATGATCGCGACCAATTATCTGCCCGTCGCGAACCACCTTAGCGATACGTGGCTCAATTTCGTCCAGTCGTATCTGCTGTTTGCGGCCCTCATTCTCCTGGGCCTACTCCTCTACCTGCGCAGAGTAGGCGTGAGGAGTGAGATCACGCTGCCGCGCGATCAAGCCGTCGCGGCTACGGCTCCGCCTTCGCGAGCAGGTTTTTGATCTCCTCCGACCATGCCGTCGCGCCTTTGACGTTCAAGTGCTCGAGATCGCCGAAATGATCGGCGGGCCTTGAGTAAACCACGTCCCCCAGCACGTGAAAGTTGGGATGACGCTTCGCGATGGCGGCCAGCAGGCTTTTGAAGGAGGCCACGACCTCGGGAGACATGTGCTCGAACGTGGCGGGGTTGAGCGGCGGCGTCACGAAGTAGACATCGGCGTCGTTGTCGCGCAGCAGCGTGAGCACGCGGTCCAGATAGTCCATCATGATCGGGGAGGGCGTGAACTTCCTTTGCTCTGCGTCGTCGGCAATGGCGTTTGAAGCGAGGCTCGTGCCGAAGTAGTGGTGGCCACGATCTCGCAGTGTCGCGTCGATCTCGCGCTCGTTGCGGCCTCTGCGTCCCACAAAATGCGCGTTTATCATCGCTGGTGTGTAGTAGGGCGGGAAGCTGATGCGGTAGCTGAAGTTCCGCACTATGTCGAGAAGCGTGCCGACACGGGTGTCGTGATAGATCAGCGGATCCTGTACCCGCAGCGAGGTCTTTCTGACCTCTTCCATTTCGTCGAAATCCAGAAAACCGAATTGCGCCGTTCGCTCCCAATAGACCTGGTTTCGCGAAATATCGATCGGAAGGAATGAGATCAGCGCCCGCTTCAGGGGAGCGGGACATGCCAGCGCGCGACGCGCAGTGTAATAGTTCTCGATCTGGGTGCCGCCGCCGAGGGCAAGATTTGTGACGTTGTCGCCCATGGTCGCCGGGATGAGGCCTGCCATGGCGCGGGAGTCGCCTAGAATGATCGTGTCGCCCTGATCGCATTCTTTCACGATCTGCATCTTGGCCGTCCACATCGCCCATTCGGGGTCCATGAACCACATGCGGCCGTAGGCAGCCCAAGGCCAGGCCGCGCCGAAGATCAGCGCCACCATCAGGCCTGTGGCTATGAAGAAATTGCGGAGCGAATAGGCAAAAGGTTGCGTGAGGCGGTCGGCCGGTGCCTTTGGTACCGGATCAACGACATCATTCAGGAGTGACTTGTCCAATCTGGTGCCCCGACTATGTCCAGCCCCGCAACAATGCCGCGTCATGCAGCCTAAGTGGTGTTAAAGCAATTTTGAAGCCAAGCGTCGGTGAAACCGCGATAATTGTTTTTGCTAAGGTTTATCATGGCTGTGGCTTTCGCCGCGGCAGCCTCATCCATTTGAGCTCCCGGCTTCTCAATTCTACCATTGAACAGCGGCGGTTCATTTCAGGGCTCGGCGCGCAGCAGAGGCAGGATCACGGCCACCGGGTCCTCCGTCTGAAGGGGTAGGACCGTTGCGGTCTGGTCGGTCAAGACGCGTGGAATGCGAGGAGCCGAGATCGATATCCCTGTGGTCGAAGCGAGCTCGGCGGCCAGGATTTCGCCCGCGGCTTTTGCCATGGCGTATTCCGCCATTCCCTTTGGCCGCTCTTCGATGAACGCAGTCGACGGGTAGAGGATTGCGTGCGGTTTCTCTGTCGTGTGGACGAGCGCCCATCTTAGGAGCCGTGCGAAGCCGTCCACGTAGACCGCCGCGAACGCGTCGAAGCGTTCTTTGGTGTAGGGTTGGGTGGCCTGGTGTGCAATCCGGGGCGTGGCAAAATAATAAAGGTGCGTGAGTGTGGGCGGCAGCTCGGCGAGCTGTGCATCGAAATCGCCGAGCACATTGCAGCGCAGTGTGCTTGCGGCAGCCTCGCCGCGCCCCGCGCAGATTTCCTCTGCGATGGCATCCGCGTCGTCCCGGCCCGTGGCGTAGGTCAGGTAGACCTGTGCGCCTCCTGCGGCCAGCAGCTTCGCCGTGACGGCGCCCAGCCCGCGCGAACCGCCGATCACGAGGGCTTTGCGCTGCGAGAACTCGTCCTTCGCGACTATTCCGCTCAAGGCCGCAATGGACGGCGGCTCGACAGGCTCGGCGCGCATGAAGGCCTGGACCTGGCCGGCGATGCCGCAGCCGAGAACCTTCATCGTGACGAGGCGGAAGCGGTCGTCTGTCCGCACGGTCTGCCAGCGGATGCCGCGCGGGCTGGCGTCTTCGTCGACAAAATCCACGGCCAGGCTCGAGAAGATCGAATGGAGCCCAGGGCAGATCATGCCGACGAGAGTCGATAGCCGAGCCAGCGCTTCCACGCGCGCCGTGCCAAGGGCCTGCGAAAGCGCGGGAAACATCGCGGCGGCGTTGCTTCCGTCGCTCAACGGGATCCATCCCGCCCCATCTGCCATGTGCGGAAAGGCTGGCGCCAGCGGCGCATCGCCGAGCGTCCAGCCCTGTGCGTCTGGGCCGTCCCACGGCGGCGTCGCAGGGCGCGCGCCAAACTTCACGTCGATGATGGTCGTCACAACTCCAACCGACGTGAGCTCTACTTTGATCGCCTGCTCGGTGCGCCGTGCGAGGCGAACCTCGACGCCGGAGTCGAGATACATGAATTTCGGGAATTGAATCTTGAGCGACGCCGCCTGCGAGAAAGCGGGCTCTGCCGCAACAATTTTTTCGAGCGCCCAGAGCGCGCCGTGAACGCCATGAACCACCGGCGCGCCGGCTTGCGTGCGGCGTGCGGCGCAGGCGTCGACGTGAATCGGATTGTAGTCCCCCGACAGACGCGCAAACGCCAACTGGTCCGCTGCGCTGAAGGTTCGGGCCGCTGACACCTCGTGGCTCACGGGCTCGCCCCTGCATTCGACTGCGTGATCGGCTCCCGATTCATGCGCGCCCACGTTAACCCGCGGTTGATCTCAGAATTGGAAGTACAGAAATTCGGTCGCCCCGGCGAGATACATCACCGAGAGGCCGGCAGCGGTTCCGAGCGAGAGGCCCCAGGCAAGGTTGGGCTTCCATTGCAGGCGTTCAGGGAGATCCGTGGAGACACGGCCGATGATGGGGCCGTACTTGGCAAAAAGCTCGCCCGAGTTCGGAGCGAAGAAGGCGATGACGGAGCAGGTCAGAAGCAGGACTGCGGTCGACGGTGCGAGCAGCGTCGTCGTGATGAGATGGATGGTGTAGGTGTCCTCCGGCGGGAGCGTTCCATACATCATACCGCGCAGCCCGACCATCCCACCAAGCAGCCCCAAAGCCGTCGCGACGTACGGCGCGCGGAAGAACACTTGCGACACGAGCACGGCTATGTACGTAAGAGTCTGGCTCGCGACGGTCCCAATCAAAGCGAGGGAGGGGTTTTGTTTCTTCTTGTCGAACTTCGGACCGAAAATCCGCCACGCGTGGTTTACGGTGAGATAGAAGCCGTGCAGCACGCCGAATATGACGAATGTCCAGCCGGCGCCATGCCACACGCCGGCTAGAAACATGGTCGCCAATGTCGGAAAGCCCACCAGCAGCAGAAACCCTTCTAGGGTGGCGGCGCCCTTGGCGGCGATTGGCTTTCCTGCGGCGGCGCGCTTCCGGGTCACCCAGAGCGCCATAGGGTTATAGAGGTAGAGCGTCAGGTAGCGCGTAAGCGTCATGTGCCAGCGCTGCCAGAAGGCGATGATGTTCGTTGCCTTGTAAGGCGAGTTGAAGTTCGCCGGGAAGCGAATGCCAAACATGCGCGCCTGGCCGATCGCCATGTCCGAATAGCCCGAGAAATCGAAGTAAAGCTGCATCGAATAGGAAAGCGCCGCTATCCAGGCCGGCACGAAGCCGATTTCGGAGCCGTGCGTGAACCCGACGCCCGTGATCGGCGCCAGCTGGTCGGCAATAAGCACCTTCTTAGCCAGTCCGACGATGAAAATGCCGAGACCGACGGCGATGTTCTCCGCCTTGTACTTGTAGGTGTCGGGGTTCTCGAACTGCGGCATCATCTCGCGGTGATGCAGGATCGGCCCAGCGATGAGGTGGGGAAAGAAGGTTACGAAAAGTGCGTAGTCGAGCAGGCGTCGTCCTCTGGCGATGCCGGTCTTGCAGTCGATCAGATAGCCCATCTGCGTGAACGTGAAGAACGAGATGCCGAGAGGCAGCAGGATACCCCCGGCGTCGAAATCGATGTTGATGCCGATCCGGCTGAGGTTGGCGAGAACGAAGCCGACGTACTTGTAGTAGAAGAGGAGCGAGAGGTTGGCGACGATGGCAAGCGTGAGAACGATGGTCTGAATGCGGTTGTTGCGCTCGAAATGCTGCAGCAGCAGGCCGAAGATGTAGTTGGCGAGGATGGATCCGGCGAGCAGCGTTACGAAGAGCGGGTTCCACCATCCGTAGAACACGAACGACATAAGGACCAGCCAGCCCGCTGCCAGGCGATTGCTGGACTTGCCAAGGTAATAGTACCCAACCACGGAGATGGGCAAAAACGCGAATATAAACGCGAATGAATTGAATAACATGCACAGCCCTTGAAGGAGGCAACGATTATGCGGATACGCCCTTGGCTGTCTTCTTTTCGATCAAGTGCACGAACTCGCCGACGTTCTTCAGCCCCTCGATCTCGGCGGTCTGGAACTTTATTTTGAAGTGCTCCTCGGCGGCGACGAGGATGTTGATGTGATTAAACGAGTCCCATCGATCGATGTCGTCGGCCGTCGTATGCATCGTCAGCTGGATGCTGTCGTCGTCAAACGTTTCGCGAAAGATGTCAGTCAAGCCCGAAAGGATTTCTGCGTCGGTCACGGTCAGCCTTCCACGATCTGGATAAAGGTTTCCTTGGAGACGAAATCGCCGAGCGGGAGGTGCCAGCGTGTTGCGCCATCCTCGCCGTTCTCGAACAGCTTAAAGCCGAGCTTTCCGTAGTGCTCGCGAACCATGCCATTCTTCGCGGTTGGGATGTACTGGCCGACGATGCTCTCTGCGCCGAGCCGCTGAGCTTCCGCGGCGACAAGATTGAGCGTCGCCTCCTCTACCTGGCGCCCCAGCACACGGCAGCTCATCAGCCAGGTCTCGATTTGCATGTCGCGCACGCTTTCGTCGTTGAGCCTGCCGATAACGACGCCGATGATGCCGTTATCGCCGAATGCGTCCGTCAGCCGTAGCTGAAGTGTCATCGACTTCGGATCGTTCATAAACGCTGCCACGTCGCTTTGCGAATACCGACGCGTGGTCAGGTTAAATTGGTTGGTCTTGTTGATGAGCTGGACGATGCGTTGCAGGCCGATGCTGTCGAAGTGGCGCCATTCGAGCCGCATATCGAGGCTCTTGAGGTACGAGACGAGATCTGTCGATGATTGGCGGAGCTGCTCGCGTTGCAGGTTGCCCTGATACTGGGCTGACCGTGCGATGTCGTCGTTCGTGATCCGCAAGGCTTCGAAAGAGCCGGAGTTCGAGATGCAGCGGCCATAGAGCGCCGGATCCTCCGGCAGCTCCGGCACGGGCACCATGGGAAGCTCCCGACGCACGAACTCTCGCTCGAACGGGTTGTCGTCGGCGAAAACAAGCGAATCGATGCCGATGTTGAGGGTCTTCGCGATCGTGCGCAGGTTGGACGGCTTGTCCTGCCAGTTGGCGACAAAGCAGGCGATGTCTTGCCGGCGGAGAACCATGTCGGGATGCTTCTCGAACGGCGCGAGCGCGTTCGCCTCGTCGTTCTTCGAGCACACTGCGAGAATGATGCCGCGCCGCGACAGCTCCTTGGCGTAGTGCTGAAACGCGACGAAGGCCTCGCCAAGCGCGCTGCCCTGGCCGAGGACGATCCCTTCAAGCCCGTCGTCGCCGATGACGCCGCCCCACAGCGTATTGTCGAGGTCGAGAACGAGGCATTTCGCGGAGCGCCCCTGTTGGGCGGCGAGCAGGCGCGCGACGAGGTCGCCGTAGCCCGGAGCGGCTTTGGGCGAAATCTCCTGCTTGGCGCGATGCCAGAGCATGGGGTCGTGCCAGGCGAAGAGGCCGTCGTCGGATATGCTGCTGTCCAGGGCGAGGATATCCACGCCTTCAGCATCGGCGGCCTCGCGCATCCGGTAATTCAACGCATCGATCAGCGCGCGCTGCGAGCCGGCCAGCCTATGCTCGTTGCTGCCGAGCAGCGGTGACGCGAGGGGCAGGACGGTTTGCTGAATGACCTGTCCCTGGCACGCGTCGAGCGCCAGGCGCCAGAGCGCGCGCAGCCGCTCTATCGCAGCGTCGATCGCGCCGCGTGCCGCCGCCGTATCGGCTGCCGCGTTGGGGGCCCCCAAAAGGCTAGCGGCATCGAGCGAAAGCAGTATCGCGGTCGGCCGAAAGGCGTAAAGCGCGGAATCGGGATCGTTGAGCTCCTGGACGTACTGGCCATAGTCACCAACGTGGGTCGTGAGGTGCAGGCCGCGGCGGAGCGCGCCGACGCGCAGGCCCGGCAGCAGGTGATCGACCGTCGAGCCGCCGAGGACGGCAAGGCGGACCGGCTTGGTGGCGATGCCGGCGGCCGGCGGCTCGCTCCCGAACAACCGAAGCAGGACCCGATCGAGCCGGTTGGTGCGAAGGAAGTCGATCCGGGAGTTGGCGAGCGCCCGCAGGCTATCCCAGGACGCGGCGTCAGGCCGGTCTATTGCCTGTAATGCCGGTAGCCAGTCCGGTCGTTCCGGCAGCCAATGGAAATCATTCGTCAGCATTGTGTGCCGCACTGCAAGCAGTTCAATTCATTCATCTGGCAGGGCTATAAAAACCGTCGGCAATCGCCGCTCCGTTTTGCAGTATGTATTATCGCATTGCGGAACAGCCGGTGAAAATATAACCAAATGGGTAAAGGTCAGCGTATCGCACGCAACTTTACCATGCCCTATTTGATGCTTTGCCTAGTGTCGCAAATATCTGTTGAATCAATTTCAGCGGCAAAACGCTGAGCCGCGCGGATGATGCTCAAGGGGGATTAGATGAGCGGGAGCCTTCTGGCGTTGGTCCTGCTCGTGCAGCTGGGAGGGCTTCTCGCGGGGATCGCGCTTTTACGCTCTCCGGGCCTCGCCCTTCGCTCTCCTCGGACCAACGTAGCCGTGGCAACCGTCATCTCGGCTGCAATGGCGGCGTTCGTGTTCGCGGTTTCAGAACCCGGCTTGCTGTTCAACGATTTCCGCAAGGCGTACTACCCGGCCGGTCAAGTGATCCTCGAGCAGCCGGGCGCGCTTGCACCGCTCATCGACAGCATCTCGTTCGTCAATCTTCCGATCGTTGCCTATCTGTTCGCGCCCTTCGGTATTCTGCCGTTCAAGGGGGCGGCTATTGCCTTCTTGCTGCTTGGCTTCGCCATGTCGCTGTGGGCCTGGAAGCTTCTGGCTCTCGAAGCCAGGCTGGAGCACCGCCAGCAGTGGCTCCTGCTCTTCCTGTTCGCCGCCAATGGACCGCTCCT includes:
- a CDS encoding glycosyltransferase family 87 protein, which codes for MAIAKTEAPASKSGTACLRCVLVFLAAVAASLILVSVVDQVSWAQRGYEASVYNGSTLRSWRELARPAYPRDDSWLPMIEALEVARSPDGDRLYEKVFFDDKVKFQYPPTSLVYLVALEPLGLTSVDALNAINAALFAATCAAFAYLVLVLLQPASTQSMSLRSWAVALALMLAALFYYPAMRSLEIGQIQVWINALFTFACIAWLRGARPTAGALLGLAATMKPQLGIFLVWAMLWREWGFLRGFLAAGLPVGIMSLLLFGVHNHITYLNVLSFLAERGEAFFANHSVNGLMHRALGNGDNLGFHDHVFPPADTRVISMTFVSSLAFLAIALVPALIEGGRRRPDLIEVAITALCATIASPVAWEHHYGIMLPMSGIALGLLCSEPGQRAALVWLAASWMIATNYLPVANHLSDTWLNFVQSYLLFAALILLGLLLYLRRVGVRSEITLPRDQAVAATAPPSRAGF
- a CDS encoding transporter substrate-binding domain-containing protein, translating into MQICTLRAACIAIVALLALGASAPTEAQQTGQSSPPTKPDTLRVGLYVSPPFVMKDGGRYTGMAIELWEMLAQKLVLHFDYVEFGTVGEIADAAAEGTIDVAVTNLTITRSRAQRIDFTHPWFDAGLRVMVNSDQSTSFGDVFTGLEQSGHLRAYAWIAAVILFATVLLTAIDRHFDRDFPRRWRDGIGESFYTVMSVATSGKPPARKNLFGWIGRIWQGIWLVSGVAVLAYATSSVTSVMTTLAMSNQINSVADLDGRRVGVFTGSVAESYARESDLDGRAFPNIEKAVAALLEGRIAAVIGDAPVLEYHAHTSPHLPVAVVGAIFEPDKYGFGLPRGSALTRPFTVELIGAHESGMIEQIRRKYFGEAS
- a CDS encoding acyl carrier protein, with translation MTDAEILSGLTDIFRETFDDDSIQLTMHTTADDIDRWDSFNHINILVAAEEHFKIKFQTAEIEGLKNVGEFVHLIEKKTAKGVSA
- a CDS encoding SDR family NAD(P)-dependent oxidoreductase, with translation MSHEVSAARTFSAADQLAFARLSGDYNPIHVDACAARRTQAGAPVVHGVHGALWALEKIVAAEPAFSQAASLKIQFPKFMYLDSGVEVRLARRTEQAIKVELTSVGVVTTIIDVKFGARPATPPWDGPDAQGWTLGDAPLAPAFPHMADGAGWIPLSDGSNAAAMFPALSQALGTARVEALARLSTLVGMICPGLHSIFSSLAVDFVDEDASPRGIRWQTVRTDDRFRLVTMKVLGCGIAGQVQAFMRAEPVEPPSIAALSGIVAKDEFSQRKALVIGGSRGLGAVTAKLLAAGGAQVYLTYATGRDDADAIAEEICAGRGEAAASTLRCNVLGDFDAQLAELPPTLTHLYYFATPRIAHQATQPYTKERFDAFAAVYVDGFARLLRWALVHTTEKPHAILYPSTAFIEERPKGMAEYAMAKAAGEILAAELASTTGISISAPRIPRVLTDQTATVLPLQTEDPVAVILPLLRAEP
- a CDS encoding HAD-IIIC family phosphatase, yielding MLTNDFHWLPERPDWLPALQAIDRPDAASWDSLRALANSRIDFLRTNRLDRVLLRLFGSEPPAAGIATKPVRLAVLGGSTVDHLLPGLRVGALRRGLHLTTHVGDYGQYVQELNDPDSALYAFRPTAILLSLDAASLLGAPNAAADTAAARGAIDAAIERLRALWRLALDACQGQVIQQTVLPLASPLLGSNEHRLAGSQRALIDALNYRMREAADAEGVDILALDSSISDDGLFAWHDPMLWHRAKQEISPKAAPGYGDLVARLLAAQQGRSAKCLVLDLDNTLWGGVIGDDGLEGIVLGQGSALGEAFVAFQHYAKELSRRGIILAVCSKNDEANALAPFEKHPDMVLRRQDIACFVANWQDKPSNLRTIAKTLNIGIDSLVFADDNPFEREFVRRELPMVPVPELPEDPALYGRCISNSGSFEALRITNDDIARSAQYQGNLQREQLRQSSTDLVSYLKSLDMRLEWRHFDSIGLQRIVQLINKTNQFNLTTRRYSQSDVAAFMNDPKSMTLQLRLTDAFGDNGIIGVVIGRLNDESVRDMQIETWLMSCRVLGRQVEEATLNLVAAEAQRLGAESIVGQYIPTAKNGMVREHYGKLGFKLFENGEDGATRWHLPLGDFVSKETFIQIVEG
- a CDS encoding MBOAT family O-acyltransferase, translating into MLFNSFAFIFAFLPISVVGYYYLGKSSNRLAAGWLVLMSFVFYGWWNPLFVTLLAGSILANYIFGLLLQHFERNNRIQTIVLTLAIVANLSLLFYYKYVGFVLANLSRIGINIDFDAGGILLPLGISFFTFTQMGYLIDCKTGIARGRRLLDYALFVTFFPHLIAGPILHHREMMPQFENPDTYKYKAENIAVGLGIFIVGLAKKVLIADQLAPITGVGFTHGSEIGFVPAWIAALSYSMQLYFDFSGYSDMAIGQARMFGIRFPANFNSPYKATNIIAFWQRWHMTLTRYLTLYLYNPMALWVTRKRAAAGKPIAAKGAATLEGFLLLVGFPTLATMFLAGVWHGAGWTFVIFGVLHGFYLTVNHAWRIFGPKFDKKKQNPSLALIGTVASQTLTYIAVLVSQVFFRAPYVATALGLLGGMVGLRGMMYGTLPPEDTYTIHLITTTLLAPSTAVLLLTCSVIAFFAPNSGELFAKYGPIIGRVSTDLPERLQWKPNLAWGLSLGTAAGLSVMYLAGATEFLYFQF